The nucleotide sequence CCTTGAACCGGCTCATGGTCTGGTCGTCCACGGAATCGGCCAGCACATGGGCAAGACGCAGGTCATCGTTGTACGTTGAAGCGGGTTGGGTCATGGTTCCAAACTACCCTCAAAGGCCCGGCGCGGCGGGGAGGTAGCGGCCGGACAGCGCCGGGGCCGCTAGCCGACGCTGCCGAGTTCCTTGGTTTCCTGGGCCTCAGCGCGCGGGTCGGTGCCCAGCAGGCGGCGCAGGGACGCCAGCCGTGCTGCTCCCGAGGGGCCGGCGTGGCCGGCTTCCACCCACGCGTCCACGCCGCAGTTAACGGCGGTGGCGTCGTGTTTGCACCCGCGTTCGCAGGCCTCCGTGCCGGGCTCAAGGTCGGGGAAGGAATGCAGGATTCGGTCCGGATCGACGTGCGCCAGTCCGAAGGAGCGGATGCCCGGCGTGTCGATGATCCAGCTGCCCGCCGGGGCGTCGGCGAGCTTGAGGGCAAGGGCCGACGACGACGTGTGCCGTCCGCGGCCCGTCACCGCGTTCACGCCGCCGGTGGCCCGTTCGGCGCCCGTCAGCGCGTTGACCATGGTGGATTTTCCGACGCCGGAATGGCCCAGCATCACCGTCACCTTGCCGTCCAGATGGGCGCGGAGATCGGACACGGCGGCAACGTCGAGCCGGGCGGAGAGGCCGTCGTCGGACCGGGCGTCGATGCCGGACGCGTCGGCATCGGCAGTGCGGCTGATGATCACCGGAAAGTCGAGGTGCCGGTAGTTGCTCAGCAGCTCGGTCGGATCCTTGACGTCCGCTTTGGTGACGAGCAGCAGCGGCTCGATCCCGGCGTCGTAGGCTGCCACCAGCGCCCGGTCGATGAAGCCGGTGCGGGGTTCCGGGTTGGCGGCGGCCACAACCACCACCAGCTGGTCGGCGTTGGCAACGACGGCGCGTTCCACGGGATCGGTGTCGTCGGCGCTGCGGCGCAGCAGTGTCTTGCGGTCCTGGATTTTCACCAGCCGGGCCAGGGTGTCCGGCGCGCCGGACACGTCGCCCACGAGGGAGACGAAGTCTCCGGCCACCACGGGGGAGCGGCGCAGCTCCCGGGCGCGGGCAGCAATGACCGTCCGCTCGTGTCCCGAGTCCTCGCCGACGACGGCGGTGTAGCGGCCCCGGTCCACGGTGATGATCCGGCCGGTGACGGCATCCTCATGGCTTGGGCGGTCCTTCGTCCGGGGCCGGGAACCCTTTTTGTTCGGCCGGATCCGGACGTCGGATTCGTCCCAGGAATCAGTGCTGCGTGCCACCGGTGGTCCCCGCGGTATTGGTAACAGCACTGTTGGTCACACCGCTGCCCCGCTGGCCGAGCATGTCCGCCCACAGCTTGGGGAAATCGGGCATGGTCTTGGACGTCGTGGCAATGTCCTCCACCTCCACGCCCCTGACCGCCAGCCCGAGGATGGCTCCGGCGGTGGCCATCCGGTGGTCCGCATAGCTGTGGACGACGCCGGCATGCAGTTCCGCAGGCCGGATGATGAGTCCGTCGGCGGTTTCCTCTGCATCGCCGCCGAGCCGGTTGATCTCGGTGACGAGCGCGGCGAGCCTGTCCGTTTCATGTCCGCGAAGGTGGGCGATGCCGCTCAGCCGTGACGGGCCGGATGCCAGGGCGCAGAGCGCGGCGACTGTGGGCGCCAGTTCGCTGGTTTCGGCGAAGTCCGCACCCTTGATCTCGCTGCCGCCGGTCACCGTCAGGGTACCGTCGGCCAGGGTGACCGTGGCCCCCATATCGGTCAGGATGCTGCGCCACATGTCGCCGACCTGCGTGGTGTGCTCGGGCCAGTCCGGAATCCGGACAGTACCGCCGGTGGCCAGCGCGGCGGCCAGGAACGGGCCGGCGTTGGACAAGTCCTGCTCGATGCGCTGGTCGAACGCGCGGATCGGGCCGGGGCTGACAACCCAGTGGTTGGGCGTGGAGTCATCCACCGCCACGCCCGCGCCGCGCAGCACGGCGATGGTCATGTTGATATGGTCCAAACTCGGGACCGTGCTGCCTGAATGTTCAAGGTGCAGGCCGTCGGCGAACCGTGCACCGACCAGCAGCAGGGCGGAGACGAACTGCGAGGACGCACTGGCGTCGATGACGAGGTGCCCGCCGCGGACCTGGCCGGAGCCCTCGACACGGAAAGGCAGCGAGGCGGGCGTGCCGCCGTCGTCGCCCGTTACGGCTACTCCGAGCGCTGACAGCGCGTCTATGATGGTGCCCATCGGCCGTTCCCGGGCGTGGGGATCGCCGTCGAAAAGGGTGGCGCCAGAGCGCAGTGCCGCCAGAGGCGGTACGAACCGCATGACTGTCCCGGCCAGGCCGCAGTCGATGGCGACGTCCGCGCCGCCGGCGTTGGCCGGAATTGGCGTCACCTCGAGGTCCGGGCCAAAGGCGCCGTCGCCCGGGACTTCCCGGATGTCGGCGCCAAGCTGGCGCAGGGCGGCGATCATGAGCGCAGAGTCCCGGGAGTGCAGCGGTGCCCGGAGCCGGGACGGCCCGTCGGCCAGCGCGGCAAGCACCAGATACCTGTTGGTCAACGACTTGGAGCCCGGTACGCGGACTGTTGCGTCAACCGGCTGTTCCGCAAATGGCGCGGGCCAGTGCGGAGCAGCGCCGGAGTGTTCAGCGGACGCGCCCATGGGTGATGCTGCCATTCCTGCTTATGCCCCTACCGCTTGGTCGACGGCCCTGCGGACTGCCTTGTCGGCCCGGCGGACAGCCTTGTCCGCGCTGTGCAGTTTCTTGCCGGTGGTCTTGCGGGCGTCGGCGGCGAGGTGGGTCGCTGCCTTCCGGGCGTCGGCGGCGAGGTGCTCTGCACGCCAGGCCAGGCTGGGCTTGCCCGCTGTGTCCACCGAGGCCAGCATCACGCCGCCGGTGAGGGTGATGTTCTTGAGCAGCTGGTTCCGGCGCGCTTCGCGGCCTTCCTTGCTGCTGATGTCGGCGCTGCGCCATTCAACGAAGGCGTTCAGTGCCGAGATGACGGCCAGTACCGAGGCTGCCAGCCGTGCCGACTTGCCGAGGGCGAAGAGGACGCCGGCGCCCACCTGCGTGCCGCCGATGATCCGGGCAAGGACCCTCTCGTCAGTCTGGAACGGCAGGGCTTCAGCGGCACGGCGCAGGAGGGGCGACAGTTGCTGCGCGGTGTCGTCCGCATTCCTGAGCTTGTCCGTGCCGGCGAGGATGAAACTTGAGGCCAGCATCGGCCGGGCAAAAAAGCGGACAAAGGACATGAATTTCCTCCTGGATGGCCGAGCCGCGGTGGCCGCGGCGGAGTCGGTTCTAGTCTTGCACTTTTGCGGAATATTTGCCCACCGCGCGTCGTTGTGCTCTTTGGCCGGAAACGATATGCAGGCGGTGTCCTGTTGCCGTTCCCGGTGTTCAGCGGCGGCTGGGGGATGGCAGGAGCACGGACCGCTGCACGAACGCGGGTCTTTTCGACGGGTCTTAGCAGGCGGAGTGGAGATGGAGCATTGACTTTGGTGAAGGAAGCTGTGGGGGTGCGAAGTCCCGCCAGAATGCGGCCGTTCGTGGTGTCCGAAGCTGGCGCGCT is from Arthrobacter sp. QXT-31 and encodes:
- the rsgA gene encoding ribosome small subunit-dependent GTPase A, producing the protein MARSTDSWDESDVRIRPNKKGSRPRTKDRPSHEDAVTGRIITVDRGRYTAVVGEDSGHERTVIAARARELRRSPVVAGDFVSLVGDVSGAPDTLARLVKIQDRKTLLRRSADDTDPVERAVVANADQLVVVVAAANPEPRTGFIDRALVAAYDAGIEPLLLVTKADVKDPTELLSNYRHLDFPVIISRTADADASGIDARSDDGLSARLDVAAVSDLRAHLDGKVTVMLGHSGVGKSTMVNALTGAERATGGVNAVTGRGRHTSSSALALKLADAPAGSWIIDTPGIRSFGLAHVDPDRILHSFPDLEPGTEACERGCKHDATAVNCGVDAWVEAGHAGPSGAARLASLRRLLGTDPRAEAQETKELGSVG
- the aroA gene encoding 3-phosphoshikimate 1-carboxyvinyltransferase → MGASAEHSGAAPHWPAPFAEQPVDATVRVPGSKSLTNRYLVLAALADGPSRLRAPLHSRDSALMIAALRQLGADIREVPGDGAFGPDLEVTPIPANAGGADVAIDCGLAGTVMRFVPPLAALRSGATLFDGDPHARERPMGTIIDALSALGVAVTGDDGGTPASLPFRVEGSGQVRGGHLVIDASASSQFVSALLLVGARFADGLHLEHSGSTVPSLDHINMTIAVLRGAGVAVDDSTPNHWVVSPGPIRAFDQRIEQDLSNAGPFLAAALATGGTVRIPDWPEHTTQVGDMWRSILTDMGATVTLADGTLTVTGGSEIKGADFAETSELAPTVAALCALASGPSRLSGIAHLRGHETDRLAALVTEINRLGGDAEETADGLIIRPAELHAGVVHSYADHRMATAGAILGLAVRGVEVEDIATTSKTMPDFPKLWADMLGQRGSGVTNSAVTNTAGTTGGTQH
- a CDS encoding DoxX family protein, which translates into the protein MSFVRFFARPMLASSFILAGTDKLRNADDTAQQLSPLLRRAAEALPFQTDERVLARIIGGTQVGAGVLFALGKSARLAASVLAVISALNAFVEWRSADISSKEGREARRNQLLKNITLTGGVMLASVDTAGKPSLAWRAEHLAADARKAATHLAADARKTTGKKLHSADKAVRRADKAVRRAVDQAVGA